The following coding sequences lie in one Rutidosis leptorrhynchoides isolate AG116_Rl617_1_P2 chromosome 4, CSIRO_AGI_Rlap_v1, whole genome shotgun sequence genomic window:
- the LOC139840232 gene encoding uncharacterized protein, producing MAVDNMPPIVYTQLTHLLHHSPYSIKVEQMWSGSKNPALLDRFTLAIPFCLDYIKWDVIYNAHFPLLPPDIIFGPEDESFRPYGEGESKVKNSFSDWNCKDPTRLMSLIHQLRSLYMAYQKKRVGEVDDDRLKFEINTMYSREGIEMYMSSGADKPEEVKFAVPLLDVDLNKMVAGSTWQHQQKIYLQVVYPVSRKYLAMASAPRLKLVSSPELKDLFSIDEFRLPPWLEGMCMAEYLPNLEEMLESQIRDAITSIEVRRKFITALAVPFGRPLEADPVFCRKSTFLASSGVFTFLVQFTLPLQFPKHQPALILQSSQHFQTHLSKPIKSSNLQDYPWSPRWDVTEMAERIFDYLVEECLIFKKQCSEVLIQQR from the exons ATGGCGGTTGATAACATGCCACCGATCGTCTACACACAACTCACTCACCTTCTCCATCATTCACCTTATTCAATCAAG GTTGAACAGATGTGGTCTGGTTCTAAAAATCCCGCTTTACTTGATCGATTCACTTTAGCCATTCCCTTTTGTCTCGATTATATCAAAT GGGATGTTATATACAATGCACACTTTCCATTGTTGCCACCCGATATTATTTTCGGACCTGAAGATGAAAGTTTTCGACCATACGGAGAAGGAGAGTCGAAAGTGAAGAATAGTTTTTCGGATTGGAATTGCAAAGATCCAACTAGGCTAATGTCTTTGATTCATCAGCTAAG GAGTTTGTACATGGCGTATCAGAAAAAGCGTGTTGGTGAAGTTGATGATGATAGACTCAAGTTTGAAATTAACACCATGTATTCTCGCGAG GGAATTGAAATGTATATGAGTTCTGGTGCTGACAAG CCAGAAGAGGTGAAATTTGCAGTTCCATTACTGGACGTGGATTTAAACAAAATGGTTGCGGGGTCCACTTGGCAGCACCAACAGAAGATATATTTGCAGGTTGTATATCCCGTGAGCAGAAAATATTTGGCAATGGCTTCAGCTCCACGTTTAAAGTTGGTATCTTCACCTGAGCTGAAAGATTTGTTTTCTATCGATGAGTTCAGACTTCCTCCTTGGTTGGAAGgaat GTGCATGGCTGAATATCTTCCCAATTTAGAGGAGATGCTCGAATCACAG ATAAGAGATGCTATTACATCAATCGAAGTTAGAAGGAAGTTTATTACAGCGTTGGCTGTTCCCTTTGGAAGGCCATTAGAAGCTGATCCA GTATTTTGCAGGAAGTCAACATTTTTAGCTAGCTCTGGCGTGTTTACTTTTCTG GTGCAGTTTACTCTTCCACTTCAGTTTCCAAAGCATCAACCTGCTCTGATTCTTCAAAGTTCTCAG CATTTTCAAACGCATCTTAGCAAACCAATAAAGTCATCTAATTTGCAAGATTATCCTTGGAGTCCTAGATGGGATGTGACAGAAATGGCTGAGAGAATATT TGATTATCTTGTGGAAGAATGTTTAATTTTCAAAAAGCAATGCAGTGAAGTACTGATTCAGCAGCGTTAG